Below is a window of Chryseobacterium arthrosphaerae DNA.
GCTGTTTAGCCTGTCTTTTACAAATTCGATCTGTGTTTTACCATGAGGAGCCGGGTTTCCGTCACTGTCAAGGTTCACCATTACGATTTTATCAACGGTGATGATCGTCTGGTGGGTCATTTTATTCCGGACATCACATCTTAAGGTAATAGAAGAAGAACCGAAATGGGTGGCCTCAATCCCGATTTCGATAATATCCCCCTGTTTGGCAGAACTTACAAAATTGATTTCAGAAATGAATTTGGTGACTACTTTTGTATTTTCCAGCTGGATAATAGCATATAAGGCAGCTTCTTCATCAATCCATTGCAGCAGTCTTCCTCCGAAAAGAGAGTGGTTGGGATTTAAATCTTCCGGTTTTACCCATTTTCTCGTATGATAGTTCATATTTTTTAATAATTTATACCACAAATTTACTGTTAAATGCTGATGTGGTCAATAGGAAAAGTATTTATTGATCTGAAAAGAATCATTCATTTTCTCAATCATTTTCTTTTGGAACGCATGGCTTTTGTCTTTTGGACAGATGAATCCTGTAAGAATTTCTGATATTCTTCACTCTCCACAGGGTACAGGGCAATTTTTCCTTCTTCATTATGGTGAATTCCGAACCCGTATCTTTTGGCTAAAGGTGAAGATCTGAGGCAGGCCTGACCTTTAGAAAAAAATAAATTTCGAGCTTCTTCCTTTTCATTTTCTGAAAGATCATTTTTGATGGCAAAACACTCAAAGATAATGTCGTCTGATGTATACTGATAAGGATTTTTTATAAGCCTTTCATATTGAAGATTGGCCAGTGTCTTTTCCTTCTTTTCAGGAGGTATCTGAGAGTGGGAAACCGGGCAGTCCTCGGCTACTTCGATAAAAGTATTGGTGTAGTTGGTGGTGTGCTGTTTCATATCAATTGATGATGGGTGTTGAAATGTGAAGTACAAAGATCCTGATTTTTAGCTATAGATATTATTCTTTATATTCTAAAATTTCGCCCGGCTGACAGTCAAGGGCTTTGCAGATGGCTTCCAGGGTACTGAAGCGGACTGCTTTTGCTTTTCCGGTCTTCAATACAGAAAGGTTGGAAAGGGTAAGGTCTACTTTTTTGGAGAGTTCGTTCAGTGATATTTTTCTTTTCGCCATGACGACATCAAGGTTTATAATAATCGGCATACTTTATATTGTTAGTCTGTTTTCAGATTATATTGGCAAAGCTCAGGTCAATTTGAGCTTTTTATACAGGTTCTTTACTCCGTCAGGATAAAAATTGAGGGTAATGATTATGGTACATGAATCTATACATATGTTCCAGGTTACAGCGTTGATAAGCAAAGGATTTTTTGTGTTTTCATATGATCTGTATTTTTAATTGAATACAAATATCAATAAAAATTCATTGAAAAACGATAATTTTTTATTCTTTTTCAATGAATGCTGTTTTTTGGATTCAACATAATGTGAGAAATACATAAAAAAAGCTTTGATTTGAAATTTTTAATTGTATCTTGCATACGTTTATATTTGGAATCAATATTTGTTCATTAATTTATGTTGTTTTTCTTTTATATACCAAATTTTTATTAATTTTTTAATTTATTCAAAATGAACATTTTTGTTTCAAACATCAATTACGCAACTAAAGAGTATGAGTTGCACGATCTATTCGCAGAATTTGGAGATGTATCATCAGCTAAAATCGTTACAGACAGAGAAACTGGTCGTTCCAGAGGTTTCGGTTTCGTAGAGATGGGTGATGATGAAGGAAAGCAGGCTATTGAAGCTCTTAACCAAAAAGAATTCAACGGAAAAACCCTAAATGTATCTGAAGCTAAGCCAAGAGAAGAAAAACCTAGAAGAAGCTTCGATAACAACAGAGGTGGAGGTTATGGTAACAACAATAATAGAGGCGGAGGCTATGGTAACAACCGTGGCGGAGGCGGAAATCGTTGGTAAAAATATGAAGCGGCTTTTAGCCGCTTTTTTTATTGAATATATTTCAGTTAAACCTCTTTTTTGATGATTCTTTTTCAGGATCAGGAATTAAGAATGATAAACTGAATCAAAAAAATAAACTGTTCCGACTCCGGAGCAGTTTATTTTTTTATGTACTTACTGCTTTGGTTTTATCAG
It encodes the following:
- a CDS encoding DUF6157 family protein encodes the protein MKQHTTNYTNTFIEVAEDCPVSHSQIPPEKKEKTLANLQYERLIKNPYQYTSDDIIFECFAIKNDLSENEKEEARNLFFSKGQACLRSSPLAKRYGFGIHHNEEGKIALYPVESEEYQKFLQDSSVQKTKAMRSKRK
- a CDS encoding RNA recognition motif domain-containing protein, yielding MNIFVSNINYATKEYELHDLFAEFGDVSSAKIVTDRETGRSRGFGFVEMGDDEGKQAIEALNQKEFNGKTLNVSEAKPREEKPRRSFDNNRGGGYGNNNNRGGGYGNNRGGGGNRW
- a CDS encoding helix-turn-helix domain-containing protein, producing MPIIINLDVVMAKRKISLNELSKKVDLTLSNLSVLKTGKAKAVRFSTLEAICKALDCQPGEILEYKE
- a CDS encoding acyl-CoA thioesterase, with protein sequence MNYHTRKWVKPEDLNPNHSLFGGRLLQWIDEEAALYAIIQLENTKVVTKFISEINFVSSAKQGDIIEIGIEATHFGSSSITLRCDVRNKMTHQTIITVDKIVMVNLDSDGNPAPHGKTQIEFVKDRLNSGQ